Sequence from the Equus asinus isolate D_3611 breed Donkey chromosome 5, EquAss-T2T_v2, whole genome shotgun sequence genome:
GAGAGGAaggcctggggagcagggctggggggtcccctggaggaggtggggtcCAGCGCGCAGGTCTGGGGGTGTCAGGGTCAGGTTGGGGTGGGGGTCGGGGCGGGGTCCGGATTCTGACTCCAGGGCGGGGGTGAACGTCTAGGGCAAGGATAGGCAGTCCGTGTCCAAGGCGGAGGCGGGGTCTGTGTCCAGGGGTCTTGAGCCGGGCGGGAGCAGGTGCCccccggggtcgggggtcgggggtccGGGTCTTGCGCGAGGATCCGGGGGCGGGATCTGCTTCCAAGGCGAGGATTGGGGGTCGGGGGCGGGGTCAGGTCGGGCGGGCTTCTCACTTCCGCCGGACGCGCGCGCTCAGGGCGGATGGAGGCGGCGCGGAGGCCGCGTCTCAGGCTGAGCCGCCGGAGGCCGCCCTCGGGGGGCGAGTGAGACCAGGGGTTGCGGGctaggggaggggaagggagcaggagggggGCTGCCGGGTGAGGGTCCCAGTGTCCCCTGGCTGAGGTGTGGCTGTGTCACGCCCCCACGTGATTCCCGGAACCCGCCTCGGTGCCGCCCCACCCGCCATCCCTGGCTCctgcagccccttcccctctgagacCCAGCTGAGTGCCCCCACCATGAGTGCCCCCATCGCTGAGTGCACCCCCGCCGAGTACCCCTCTGAAGTGccgcccagcccccaccctgctcctctgCTCCCCGTGCTGCGTAGTGCCCAGGCCGAGTGCCCCCTCCGCTGAGTGCCCCCACGCCGTGCTCCCCAGGCCCCCCAGCGCCAGCCCCGAGTCCCTCCAGGGGGGCGGCGACGAGTGTGCGCGGCTATGGGCGGAGCTGCTGCGCGCGGCCCGCGAGGATCTGAACCTGGACGGCGAGCCGCCGCCGCTGCCTGCTTTCCCCGGCCAGGTGCGTGCTCCGCGACCGGCGGGGTGACCTGGGGGTCTCCGACCCGGGCGTGATGACCGCGCCCGACGACCCGGTTTTACAGGAGCCCGGGCGCAGCCCTGAGCGCACCACGCCCTCCGAGGTCTTCACCGTCGGACCTGAGACCTTTTCCTGGACGCCCTTCCCGCCGGCCCTGCGGCGAGGCCGTGGCCGCTCTTACCGGGTGCTCCGCCCGGCCGGGGGGCGCCCGAGGTCCCCCGACCGGGCCCCGCAAGGATGCCCCGCGCCCGAGCCCCGCGGGACCCCCAGCGCCGAGGAGCAGCCGTCGGTGGAGGGCGCACCGGGCTCGCCGACCCTGCGCAGCTGCCCTATGTGCCAGGCTGACTTCGACCCTGGGTGAGTGTGCCCGGCCCtgggcctccctcccctctgctgccACAGCCCGGTGCCCCCAGCCCTGTTTGGAAACCGCAGCCGTTTTTAGGGCCTGAGACTTGATGCCTGAGCTCAGCTTCTGCCGTCTAAAGTAATGTTTCCTGCACGAAGTTAGCAAACGGTGACCATGCCAATTAGCCAGAGGATACAGGGCTGTAGGTTGGGGGTCCACATGCTGGTCCCCATCTGGGGCCCAGTGGACAGGCTGCAGTCTCCACGGCGAGGGCAGGCAGCCTCTTCTCCAGCTCCTGCCCAGTCCACCCTGACATCAAGGTCGGGAACCTGGTGGTGCCTC
This genomic interval carries:
- the FAAP20 gene encoding Fanconi anemia core complex-associated protein 20, translated to MEAARRPRLRLSRRRPPSGGEPPSASPESLQGGGDECARLWAELLRAAREDLNLDGEPPPLPAFPGQEPGRSPERTTPSEVFTVGPETFSWTPFPPALRRGRGRSYRVLRPAGGRPRSPDRAPQGCPAPEPRGTPSAEEQPSVEGAPGSPTLRSCPMCQADFDPGLAPLDVDSHLAQCLAESTDDVVW